In Lolium perenne isolate Kyuss_39 chromosome 5, Kyuss_2.0, whole genome shotgun sequence, the sequence TTGGAGAATATAGAATAATGTTTCAGCGAGGAGCAGAAGGATATGTACCATGTCTATTAGCTGCAGCTAATGCCGCAACGAGCTGCACATAGGTTGTTCCCACACGTCGATGTGCCCCAGTGACAACTGCGTACCTGGCACTTGAAGCCAGAAAGAAATCAACAAAGGCTGCCCACCTCGGAGCTGATCCCCAGTCTTTTGAACGAAATCCCAAGGGCTGCACAGGAGAGATGACTTTACTTGTAGAGAACACAAATGTGCTGCTTTGGATTGGATGGGCTAACAAGTAGATGATGTAGAACTGCTTATACTTAATAATAGTGGTAACTTGAGCAGATTGTATCATAACTGCAGTAGGAATCTTTTTATTTACTTATTCCTCAAGTGCAGTTGTTCAGTGATTCGAAAACTAGAGAATATGAAAACTTCATaaaacatcacaagattctagtgTCTGGAACATGTGTACTACCAATGCAGTACATTTATGAATCTTGGTATATGTCTGATCTTGATACGATATAAACATGACATTCATTCCTCAAGATTTCAGCAAGTAGCTATAACCTATCAGAAGATGTAGAGGATGAAGTGAAAATCTTTAGGTAACATACCTTATCGTTACCATTCATCTCTACATCAATACGCCTGGCAAACAGTTTGTAATCAAAATAAGTTACCTGCCCAGAACGTATAGAATAGTCAACCGATTTTCCAAATATTGTAAGGTGTCAAGTGGGATCGCCCCAAATCCCAATTCTAGTTCATTTTGGCACTACTCAAATTTGCACTAGAAATGCGAAATGAACTAGAAGTGGGATTTAGGCGGGATCTCACTTACATCTCTACCAATATACTCCCTCCGCTCCATATTAGTTGTTgctgatttagtacaaagttgtactaaatcagaGACAACTAACGAGGAGTATAGAATATTAATCTAACATGACCCACAATTCTCACATCCATACAAAGTTCATCCGAGAATATTCAACCAAGCAACTAACCTCTGCAAAATCACTGATGTCTTGCTTTATCTCCTTAACAAATGATGGAGTGTCTGAGATCAATGCCACCCGAGGTGTCCTTTTCAAACGAGAAATCTGTATAGCTCTGTGAATGCAACTAACTGCAGCAGTTTTTGCTCGTATTGGCCTAGTAACAAAATCAGTTATCTTCAGCTTCCCAAATCAAATGATGCGGAACAGTTACAAATAAAGATGATCTGCATGGCGTAGGTGTAAGGACTTTTACTCAGTAACTAACATATGCATCTTTTTGTCCAGCTTCTAAAATATTGATCAATCAATACTCCCAAATTCTGTTTTTTTTAACTATCCTCCTTGTTGAGAGCACACTGGGCATGAGATGACATACTTTGTAATTCTCACCAGAATGGGAAGGACTAAAACTTAATTTCATAAAGTTATACACTAGTAAGAAATAACCACAAAAGATTGACTTAGGTTAGGGTCTACAAAAATatctgttgtgaagtgtataagtGAATTGTGCTAGCCATTTCCATCAGTTCGGGGTTTTGGTTGCGTTAGCTAATGCATGAAGCCTCTATTtatgtgttgactttctcttctcccgacACACGTGAaagggggtgttgtgaagtgtacaagTCGATTACACCAGCCCATTCCGTcatttcggacttttggttgcattggctagtgcatgaagcctgACAATATCAATGCCACTGATGAACTGGATTTCTTGACATGTGAACATGATGCCAATAGTGAATGTTGAAGAGTTACAACAGTTTTCTATAATCCATGCCGCATATAATATTTCATACCTATTGGCCATCATCCGCATGTGCAGGACAATATCTGGACTTGAACCGTTCAATGCCCACTTAACTGCTTTCTCCACTGTCTGGGAGGGAGATATGATTACTCGCATAAGTTCCCCAAATGTATTAGGGCGGGCATGTAACGAGCCCAGGGATCCAAAAAGTGTTGACGCGGCAGTTTTGATTTTGGGATGAATATTTTTCAGAAAGAACTGTACCCCAACTGCATCAGTTGTGCCATCAAACCTAGTGTTGTGGACATACAACACATGTCAGCATGCTTTGTTCTGTACATTTAGCTTTCTCATGAACATTTGGTCAACAGAAAAAAATTCAtctaagcaaacaaaacagaatagAAATTGAAAATTGAGTTGTGACAGTAATGAACTTAATTTATGGATAAACATGGAAAAAATTATGGAaaacaaatttgaaaatattcaattCATATGGTAATCGGATTTGACCCTGGACTGCACCACTTGCTGGCCCATTGGACGCTACAGGGGAACCATCTGTCTAGTTTGTAGTGCAGATGGAAAGCAAACGTACTTGTAACAAACATCTTCTAATGGTTACATCAGTAAGGAGTAGGGACCCTAAATATTTCTCCCGACTTTGGTGCACCTCATGCCTCGTATTCCAAATAACCTCTACATTTTTTGCAAATTACAGAAGTGCTATGAGAATTCATCTGAcaggtggcaaaattttaagcttAGAGCCTGAAACTCAATATAAAGAAGGGTGGACTGGATAGAAATTAGAAATACCAGGCAAAATCATTAAATGGTTGGCACttcttttaggccttgtttacttctagTAAATTTGAAGTGTATTCCAGGGGATTATCTTGGATCCCGAAAAATCCTCAATGGTGTGTTTACTAAGTAGGTATTGGATGAGATAGTACCAAGATATCCCTAGGGTTGCGAGCGGGATCCCGTGAAACCCCCGCTTCTAGTTCATTTTGTCATTTCTAgttcaaaattttgggcaaattttaaactagaaaatgaaaaaatgaactaGAAGCGGGACTTTTGTAGGATCCCGCTTGCAACCCTAGATATCCACCACAAACCCTTTTATTTTTTTCTAGATTAAAACTCTCCATCATATTGGTGTATTCGGGTGGAAGTGTATTTGAGGGGATTGGAGGTGATTGGGTGAAATGGAGGGATTCACCAAATCCCCTCCCATCCCGAAGCCCCTTGGGGTGGAAACACCAAAGAAGTAAACCAGGCCTTAGCAGTGTTTGAAAGTCATTAAGGTAAATTGGGTAAGCATTGCGCCATAAAGTGTTTGATTTTTCTTCTTTTGCTTCATGAAACAGGGACAGTTTCGAACATAATAGAAACTGAGGGAATCACTGCTTTTGGGTATAGATCTAGCCTCTAAAGATAATAAGATTCAATAAACCATCCTTGCCAGCAAAATCTTCAAAGTTACTCGGTACTATGGTACCTGATCTCAAACTATATGCAACGGGTAAGGAACAGCTATGTGCATCAAGCTATCAACCGATGATGAGGCTGGGCTATTCACCTTCTTTTCGAAAAAAAGGCCTCGAAAAAATTCTAAACATGTAGTAAATCAGAAAATAAATGGTTTAAGTGTCTAAACAGGTAAACAATTACATTTCAACAAAATAAAAGTGATTTGCACTGTACTAAGAGTCCAAAAGGATATTTCAAACAAAGAAGAGCATGATGTTTATACTTGTAATGTCAGCTCATATCATTGCAGTTGCTAGAAGATAATCAAACTTTTTTTGTACCCAGAATGGAGAACCGAAAACATGATCAGGAATAGGTGTACGTTATTTTACCAAAAGAAAGTGCTAAAGTTTTCTATTGTAAAACAGTAAATGGAAAATCACAAAACCGAAAGCACAGACGTTGACAGATTCATATCTATATAAGCACTGCCAAGGCATCTGACTCGAAGAAACGAAACAAGAGAGATCTGAAGAAAATTTGACAACCAAAATTATTTCTCAATTCATTGTTGCTCTAGCGTACACTAAACATCAAATTTGGTAGTCAAAACACAGCAGTCAAAAGGAAGAACCATCTTGAACAAGTTGGGAGGAAATGAAATGCTTAGCACTTAGCATTCAGCACTCAATAATTCAGGGTACTAAGTTCAGTTTGATGCAATATCTATATTGCACATTTACTTTCTCCAGTTCATTCTTGCAAAATAACCATTATGAATATCTAGAAGTAAGCACAAACCTGTATAATATTCCCCACATGAAAAACCTCATTTAATTAGCTTTTCTTTTAATTTTTCTGACTGCAACTGCATACGCACATGGCAATGCACAGGAAACAAGAACTAACTTGCACACAGAAATTGGGGATTGACCAACATCTTTGTATTTTCTACCTAACACTTTGAAATGATTTGCATCAAAAGTTTGGCAAGTGTTAAAAGCAAGAAATCAAATCATGCCTGGAAGCTCGAGTGGAGGGGGAACAGGAAAAAAAATAAGTGTACAAAGAGTGTAACTGATTGTATTAGTTTGCAAGTGTAGTGCTAACCAGATGATTGGATCTTTCCAGCTATTCCAGTCACTACAAAGGACATTCGTCTCTGATGGATTTTCAAAATTATCAACCCTGACATTCAGATCTCTACCATATGTTTGGGCACATCGGTTTTTCCTCCATAAATGCTTGATTTCTCCAATAGTAAATGAGTGGTCGGTATAAGAAATGTACTGTCCAAAAGGATATAATCCCCTGCTAAACAAACAGACAGATGGTAAGAGGATAGCGAGCATCAATAAGTACAATTTATATGCTACATTTCCAAACCATGTGCATCAAATTACGATACGGCTTCACAGTGACTATGGCACCTAACTATAAAAACAAACTTAGCACTAAATTTTCTTTTACATGGAACCTAAAGACATAAGTGGGAAAGCATCATCACAGATAGAGAAGAAAAGCAACTTGAGTGCGAATGCGTATGCCTGGTTTGCCCAATGATCAGGGACCGGTTCAACATAACACTCAGAGCCGCTGCTGTTAGTATCTTGTACATCTCATTGCCAAACCCAGCTTCAGATGCTTTCCCCAACACAAAGCCTTGTCTGCAGAATTCAAGCGCAGGCAGCGATCTGACTCTCGCAGCTCCtggcaagttaattgaagaagtaAGCATGTGGGGTGTTGAACCAACCTACGACGGCAGGTTTTTCTATTGAAAAGTAGCCCGGCTAGCCATGGCCTCTTGACGACATCGAGTTGTTATATACTAGTTTAATTGTTTTTTATGCTGACGAACGAAAAAACACAACGACGATATAATTTCGAAATTGGACTACAGCAGGAACGAAATGAGAGCTGCATTCAGATCCAGACACGGGCAATGTTTTGTTTTGAGGAATGGAATCCAGACATGTCCGTCCAAGAGAGTGGGAGAACAGGCAGTACTGAGAGAATGAAACAACACTACAATGAAAGGGCATGCGAAAGTGAGGCACTGGGTCAGCTTCGCACCGTGGAGCAGGAAGTGGCGCCGGATGAGCTCGCGAACCCGGAGGCTGGCGGCCTCCGTGGACGCCCCGCCGGCGGCAACCTCCCCCATCCTCTCCACCGTCGCGCACGTAGCCCTGCCGGCCTCTCCGGCCGCCGGTTTCCCCGATCCCACGGTCTCGCGAGGCGCTTCAACATCGAAGGCGGATACGGGAGGCGGGTCAAAGGAGGGTTCTTCCGAGAAGGCGGAGAGGGGAGGCGGCTCAACGGAGAGCTCTTCCGAGATGGCCAAGGGGAGGGACGGAGAGGGGGGTTTGAAGGGTGTAGGCgcctggtggtggaggaggaacaGGGCGGCGGCGGAGACGGCTGCCAGGAGGAAGgctcgccggagcaggagcaAGAGCGAGCGGCCGCGAAGCCATCGCCCCCGCATGAAGCTGGCTGCGATGCGACTTGCGAGTGTGGATCTAGGCAGCCACGCTAAAGGTGACCAAGGGTCGGTAAGAGCAGCCCCCAAATGGACCAAGCCGCCGAGTCGGCCATAGGCAACATTCCTATTTTAATAAGAAATTAAACTTTCATTTAAATTTTGTTATATAATACTACAAATTTTGTTGAGCTTCATCGTTCTAGGTGACGTGACCAGCCTTTGCACGTTGAGGTCGGTGTGCTGCCGCTCGAAGTTCATGAGCAACCGACCAGCCTCCTCCATTTGTGCCCTCTCGCGGGAAATGTTCATGACACGGGCTAGGATGACATCGTCGTGCTTCTGCCAGGTTTGGGCAACGAGACGCTCCCTATGTGTCGTCTCGCAGGACTCGAGAATGGCCTTCTGCACCGGGCCCACCAACTCTGGCCCACATATATACCACTGCTCCTCCTCCCCCTCACTTCATCCTCGTATTTTGCGTTGAACTCGTTGAAATAGTCATAGTCCAAAGGATCCTTCTCTAGTGGCGGTGGAGATGTTGGTGGCGATGGTTACAAGTTGGTGATGCATGTTGCAAGCGAGGAGGCTAGAAGCTAGGAGAAGTGTGGGGCAATTTTTCGTCATAGGGTGACTCGGTGATACCCCTGATATTTAGCTGGTGGGGTGATGTTTCTGTTTTTTGGCCATAAGGCAATGGTGGCATGTTTCTCGGCCCATTCTCGAGTTATAGTATTAAGATCTAAGTACGTTTCGTTGAACTGTTACTCGGAGACACGGTCGAGAAATTCCATGCATGGTTGGCCCCGTCCTTACTTTCTCTTGGTCCCACCAGGGCGGGCCTCTCTGGAGCAGCCAGTAATACTCCCTCcttcacagtttattaggcgtgcgcgtacccctaggtcaccaatttaacctatataatttaaattatataatataaaaattatatcattagaaaatagaacatctaaactttctaatgatataatttttataacatataactaatgctaacttgatcaaatttgcgacctaggggtacgcgcgtgccttataaactgtgagagagggagtagCTCGTCACAAAAAAGATTGATGGTTGAGTCTCTTACATGAAGTCAGTGATTTGAGTGAACTAACCGTATTACATATGCATCGGTTAGTGCAGAGATCGAGCTTCCCCACTTCACAAAAAAAAGTCAAACCATGCTCGACTCCTCGATAAAAAAAATGGCATTAGCATGTAACCTTAGAGACCGTGTCAAAATTTGAAACCACATGACACGAGTAGCAGTTTTCTAAGAAAGGAGATGACATCTAAAGTGTCACTACGCCAAATGTGAGGTGCTTGCTGATGTTTCCATGGATGAAGGAAGACTAAACATGGAACCCGATAATCAAAACATGTGTTCTGTTTGATAAAATTTTAGATATGATTTTCGCTGGATTCAATTTTATAatttctaagagcatctctagcagatctcCTAAAATTTAGAGGAGAAAATTACGCCGCAAAATAGAGGAGGATAAATTTGTTCCTCTAAATAGTGGCCGCCTAAATAGTGGCCGCCAGATTGGATCCCCTATATTTAAAGGAGCAAAAAAAAATTGACATGGTTTTGCAAATATCTCAAACGTACAAAATTTAAACATGCATATATATTATCCAAAAAACAacatattgatcaagtttgatccAAAAGCACAACATAGCATGCCACCAACTCAGCCTCTTCTTCTTTGGCCACCACCACCTCGGCGAGCTCAAACACCACCACCACTCTCTCGGGCCAAGATCTTCGCCCAGGTGATCTCCCAGTATGCCCTAGCTTTGTCATCAATTGACCTAGGGTCCATGAACGTGATGATGCGGTTGGCATCCTCCCTCTCCTTGGTCAACTTCTCCGCCTCAACACCGGCGCTAGAGGCGGCTTACCCACGGCCGCAAGTTTTTCGGTGGCCTTGTTGGTCGCTCCCGTCGGCCACACCGGTCGAATCGGGTGCCGATTCACCACCCAAAAACTGCGGCGGGCATGTGGGGACGAGCTCCGGTGCCATTCCGATCGCATCGGGGTAGAAAGGTGGCGCCAGCGACGACCGGCGGCGGTTTTGGGCGGGAGTGGCGGCCGATTGGGCGGGAGCTCAATTTTTACGAAGGGACTGCGACAGGGAGTAAAGACGAGAGAGGCGCCTCGATTTTTAGGGATCACTATCCTGTCTTTCCTCCTCTAACCGTTTTCCGGCTTCGGCTAGAGTCGGCTTCGGCCGTTAGCGACGCATATTTTCTCCTCTAAATCTTTTTTGTGACTCTGCTGCGGTCATTCACACTTGTGACTCTACCGATCGTATACTGATCTTTCTCTCGGAGATTCAACCTCGTGTCTTTCTCTCTAAAGATTCTATCGGGACAGTGGTTCGGGCTGTCGGGAGTAACCCGAATTGTATCGAGTTGGTGTGTGTTTtctgtgtgttcatcgtgttcttcgccgagttcttcgtgttcatccctcTCCCCCTCGTGTTCTTGGTAAATTagtgagatcgggccacacaatcgaggcttagcccgcatcaggtGGCCAATTCACGGCCCAAAAACTCCGGCGGTCACTCAGGGACGAGCTTCGGTGCCATTTCGGCCACGTCGGGGGAGAACGGTGGCACCGACGACGATGGGCGACGATTTTGGGCAGGAGCTCAATTTTGGGGAGGGGCTACGGCGGAGAGGAAAGACGAGAGAGGCGCCTCGATTTTTAGGGATCACTATCCTATCTTTCCTCtaacctttttcggcttcgtctAGAGTCGGCTTCGGCCGTTAGCGGCGTATATTTCCTCCTCTAAATCTTTTTTGTACTTGTACTACAAATTCTCTAAGGAAATACTTTGGGCAACTTTTTCCTAGGCatttatgtactccctccgtctaaaaATAGGTGTCATATAATAGCATTCCTTAAAACGTTCTTAATTTCTCAACAAAATGTAGAAAATTTATTCCTTTTTTGGAAAAAGATAACTTAAATACAAGATTCCAACGATTTCATTCACATGGTGATACATTCCAACTTTGACAACTTTGGTGCTCTCCTTGCTAGAAACAAAAGGAATCCGCGAGCTGCTTGGCCCATTTCCAAAACAACCAACTCCCACCTACTCCTCTGACCTGTGGGCCCCACTGCGCGCTGGCCTACCTGTCATCCTCATGCTGCTCCTCCTATTAATGCCAGCGTCAGCGGCGCGGTGGCCGCCACGTCACCATTTGATCCCTTCCGTCGAGATCCGTTAAGAGGCgccctcctcctactccggcgacaGAGAGGGAGGCCACCGACGGCGACCGGAGATGTTCCTTGTGGACTGGTTTTACGGGGTTCTGGCGTCGCTTGGGCTATGGCAGAAGGAGGCCAAGATCCTCTTCCTCGGCCTCGACAACGCCGGCAAGACCACGCTCCTCCACATGCTCAAGGACGAGGTCGGGAATTTTTCTCTTCCTTTCTGATTACTTCTGTTGTTCAGGATTGATTAGTTTCTTTTTTCTGTGGAAAAAAGTCTGGTAATTTGATGAGATCGTGATGCCTATTGGATTGCGATGGGTTACGACGGGAGTAATTGTGTGGTTCCTTCCCTTCCCTTTCTGGTAGTAGATTTTGATGTGCGGTATCTGTAAGTTATAGATCGAAGGGTGTGTTTCTAGTTAAATTTTAGAGTTGGAGATATTTGTGCTAGTAGATGTTCATCTCAAGGGTTGAGTGATCTTTCGAGCCTTCCGTCTAGAAAAGGGTTGACTGATCTTGGGGATTTTTGTTTCTGTTATAGACCATTATCATACAGTTTATGGATTTTTCAGTGTGTTGCAATAATTGTCATTTTCGTTATGCTCGGGTGGCTTCGATCGTATGTGGAAAAAATGATTCCCCATTTAGGAAGAGTTAGTGGAGTATTGCCATAATTCTTTGTTTCCTGTTGAGGATAGTTTGGACGGATTTGGTTGCTGAGTTGCGTCCTTTCTGTTAGCACTGGATTGCTTGCCAGATCTGGGTTATTCCCATAATGCACAGTATAAATTTTTGCTTCTTTTAGTCTGTATGTTAATTTTTTTGAAAGCCAACATCCTAATTCTAAAACAGAAAAGGGTAGCTACCATGCTAATTCAGATCTGGTGCAAATGCTTCTTCAGAGAATTTAGATTTTATTTTAAATTCAGTCAGTTGACACACTTCTCAATATAATGATCATTTTTACTGTTAATCAGTACCAGGTGATTGATACAATTGAGCTCAAGCAAATGCAAAATCTCATGTTTTGCTCCTGTTGACTGAATAAATTTGTTCTTTGTTTTGTGTTCCTTCTGGCAGAGGTTGGTTCAGCACCAGCCTACGCAGTATCCAACTTCTGAAGAGCTGAGCatcgggaagatcaagttcaaggcCTTTGATTTGGGTGGCCATCAGATTGCCCGCCGTGTTTGGAAGGATTACTATGCTAAGGTATTATTCCtctcctttttattcttttttatGTAGATGAGTTATTTGTGTACTGTTATATCTGTTTGTGTTTCTTCTCCTGTGGTGTAGTTTCTAGAAGTGCTGTGCTGTTGTTTGATACGATTTAATTTCCTTATAAAATACGGATTACAGACATAGTATGACAGTAGCATGATTCTGCAACCTCTGAAAGTTTTAGCAAATGTCGCTATCAGTGGAGAATAGTTGGCACTGATGCACCAGAATATGTGGGTCTACCTTTTCTTCCCACATGTAACACCACCTGCGTATTGTGAAATATTTATCAAGTTGACTGGTGGGGTTAGTGCATTGAACATCAagtagcctactcctatatgctattCTACGATTGTGTACCTGTCACGATCCATGATATAACACTAGTGATATATGTGGAATGTGGCAATCTAGCTGCTTATATAAAGGGCGAAATTTGCTTTTTATATCAGTCTGTGTTATCTTTTGAAATATTAGCGCCATCTTATTTTTACATTTTAAAATGTATATTAGCAGAAATATTCTTGTGACTTTTGTTCTTTTCTGTTTTATATGTTTTCTTTTGGCCAAAATTGCTTCGTGCTTTCTTAAGAGGTAATTGTTTTGGCTTGTTGGATAAAGGTGTTTATATTAGTATATATGATGTGTGATAATACAAAGAAACTTTCACGTTCA encodes:
- the LOC127299271 gene encoding uncharacterized protein isoform X1, giving the protein MRGRWLRGRSLLLLLRRAFLLAAVSAAALFLLHHQAPTPFKPPSPSLPLAISEELSVEPPPLSAFSEEPSFDPPPVSAFDVEAPRETVGSGKPAAGEAGRATCATVERMGEVAAGGASTEAASLRVRELIRRHFLLHGAARVRSLPALEFCRQGFVLGKASEAGFGNEMYKILTAAALSVMLNRSLIIGQTRGLYPFGQYISYTDHSFTIGEIKHLWRKNRCAQTYGRDLNVRVDNFENPSETNVLCSDWNSWKDPIIWFDGTTDAVGVQFFLKNIHPKIKTAASTLFGSLGSLHARPNTFGELMRVIISPSQTVEKAVKWALNGSSPDIVLHMRMMANRPIRAKTAAVSCIHRAIQISRLKRTPRVALISDTPSFVKEIKQDISDFAEVTYFDYKLFARRIDVEMNGNDKPLGFRSKDWGSAPRWAAFVDFFLASSARYAVVTGAHRRVGTTYVQLVAALAAANRHGHEPSGANFTFLSSIHSNLLVDGLSTQVGWGHVWNRYAGPLSCPHQLHQCALTPLLPHAWWDGQWQSPIPRDVRRLLDYGVQLSNTGEVDDERLVSHCRSRKDHVKRYHVLPPYKSPTRQ
- the LOC127299271 gene encoding uncharacterized protein isoform X2; its protein translation is MRGRWLRGRSLLLLLRRAFLLAAVSAAALFLLHHQAPTPFKPPSPSLPLAISEELSVEPPPLSAFSEEPSFDPPPVSAFDVEAPRETVGSGKPAAGEAGRATCATVERMGEVAAGGASTEAASLRVRELIRRHFLLHGAARVRSLPALEFCRQGFVLGKASEAGFGNEMYKILTAAALSVMLNRSLIIGQTRGLYPFGQYISYTDHSFTIGEIKHLWRKNRCAQTYGRDLNVRVDNFENPSETNVLCSDWNSWKDPIIWPIRAKTAAVSCIHRAIQISRLKRTPRVALISDTPSFVKEIKQDISDFAEVTYFDYKLFARRIDVEMNGNDKPLGFRSKDWGSAPRWAAFVDFFLASSARYAVVTGAHRRVGTTYVQLVAALAAANRHGHEPSGANFTFLSSIHSNLLVDGLSTQVGWGHVWNRYAGPLSCPHQLHQCALTPLLPHAWWDGQWQSPIPRDVRRLLDYGVQLSNTGEVDDERLVSHCRSRKDHVKRYHVLPPYKSPTRQ